The genomic region gccCGGCATCGTCCTGCCTGTTGGATGCACTCAGATGGTTCAGCCACGCAGCAACCTTTCTGTCATGGGAAATACGTAACagactgtagaaaaaaaaacacatcagaaaagCGTTCTGGAGGCTGTGCAACCAGATGGCCAAAAACTCGGCACCATGAGCACTCAGGCCAGTGCGGGTTTGCTCCTCCCGTGCGGGTTTGCTCTCCCATGCCTACCTGCAATGCACGACCCTCCACCGCAGCACCCGGGCACTGCCGCCCCGGCACACTCCTCCCCGTGCCAGGGACAGACCCTGCTCCCTTGTAAAGACGTTGATTCCCCCAGATGCTCATCGTTTCGATTTCAACCTACACATGTCCTGTTTTCACACCACTTCTGTGACACCAGGGGATACTACTCCGTTTATCACACACATGGTTTACtaagcacagggaaaaaaaaaaatgatcaCTTGATCCACTGAGACACCGGTCTGAGGACAGACCTGATTTTTCAAAGAAGTCAGCATCATGTACCACGCTGTAAACGGCTGACTTGAGTTACAGCTTCCAGGACCGCTGGAGGTATGCCTGACATGGAGATATGTCTGACATGGAGATATGTCTGACATGGAGGTATGTCTGACATGGAGGTATGTCTGACATGGAGGTACGTCTAACGTGGAGGTACGTCTAACGTGGAGGTACGTCTAACGTGGGATCTAGGTAGGGCTTCCATAAAATTCTGTGCCTGGTCTCCCCCCGTGGAGATCTTCAGCGAAGCTCAGTTGATGCCACCTCCGCAGTGCATCCTCAGAGCCCCGTGCGcgtccctcctctcccaggtgTGGGATGCTCATGGCGGGCCAGTCGCGGCCACCCTTGCCCCTCTCCCGGTGCTGGCCCCCTTGCCTGCCCGTGCCGCTGCCACCGGCACCGGAGCCACACCCCACCTCTGGAGCAGTTCTTGCCATTTTTCCAGAGCACTTAGAATTTGAGTCCTGAGCTCCAGCCACCCCAGCTCAGTTTTGGGCATCCGCAAACTGAGCACGTACGGTCTCCCGACTGATGGACACCTACGGTAGGACCTCTACAAAATGCCCATCTAGGACTGTTTCCTTCAAAAAACCGCAGCATAATTCTAGGCACACTAATTATAGGTGGCTACAGCCtttttgcaggaaataaaatcagcatTGAGTGTTCTTCCAATGCCAAAGGTAACTGTGCAAGAAGTGGGTAACGCGTCCCCCACGGCCCAGCCAGTGACTGTACTTAGAGCCCACCAAGTGCCCAAGTGTGGGGATGCCTGTGAAGGGCACGGGGTAAAAGACCACCTCGAGCAGCAACTGCTGCCTGGGGGAACATTTCAGGTACTTTTTTACTGCGTAAAATTatcttcatctttaaaatgaaaagggggAAATTCCCAATTCCTGAGTAAGGCCGCTGCGACGGCACCAGCCCAGCGGGAAGGAGACGCAGGGCGTCGATGCCAGGACAGCTGCAGTGCCGGAGCGGTGAACGGGGAGCAGGGCGTGGGAGCCGGCCCGGGCAGGCGAGTGGGCAACGCAGCGCCCAACATTGCCCCCGGGCACCGGCAGagccccccgggctgccccaGCGGGCAGGGCTATGGCAGGGGCACCCCGAGCACAGAAACCCCAGCGctctggggggacacgggggtccTTCCAGGGTGAGGTGGCTGCTGGCATTTTCCTGGTGAGACATTTAATCCCCACCCGGTCTCTAGAAGCCCGACTGCCGGCAGATGGCAATGTGAACTTGCTGAATGCTCCGCTGCAGTCATAACTAACAATGCTGCTTCTCATTAAAACAAAGTCGAATTATGTAAATTGTCCACCCAACATTAACTTACATCGGAGTCACTTATTTGCTGCCAGCACCGTGTATATCTTTTTTATAGCACACCCATCAGCTAGTTTTCTGAGTTCTCAAGCTAAAACCACAGCCTCCACACCAAATCAACAACTTTCTCGTGTAGCAGTacaaggaaagcagcagactgTCCCATAGATATGGAACCCCCCCAGACAGTTCTCGCAACCCAATGCACCGAGTCAGACCCCTCGGCCCGGCAGAAGAGAGAGCAGCTGAGGCAGCAGGGGCAGCACACGCTCCTCCATCTCACGGCTGCCTCAGCCACGATCGCTGCCTTTTTAGGCTACGACGATCACAGAGGGGGGTGCTGGAAGGGGACCGTTCTAGCCCAGGTAGGAATTTGATTGCCACACCAAAACcagcctttttccttcccttgctgTCACACATTATGCATCTTATTAGAGAGataataaacaaaacacaagattAATCTGTGCTTAAGCCTGAACAAAGTCATAAAAATTAGTCCTATTTCAATTTTACATTACTTATTAATACGCTGAAAATTTTCCAGCCAGTCCCGCACGCACTGCAGCTAATGTACAATGTAAACCACGTCAGCAGCACCGTTTACCTTTCTTAACAGAGCAACCATTTCTTTTGACCACGCAGACGAGTACTGAACACTGACAGTACTGAAGAGCTGAATTAAAGACTCCACAGGGTTGTTGGAGTGGATGTCATATGgtctctgggggaaaaaagcagaaagatgagaagaaattccccctcctctctgcagTCATTCAGAAAGCGCGTTCTTGGACCTCGGACCGTCCGGGAGCCCTACCCAGCCCCGCAGCAGTTCGTAAGCCATGATTCCCAGCGACCACCAATCAACCTCGAAGGAGTAGCCCGTCCCGCCGCTCAGGAAGGAATGGAAAATCTCCGGGGCTGAAGAGAAAGGGCAAGATGCAACAGGTTATTCGCTGACTTCAGTTTGTTtctatttcaatatttcatgTAAGTCAGTACGTTAACCTTATGGTTATTTTTATGCACTACTGCCCGAGGGGAGCTTTGCAAGTcgggggcagcaggagcagcaggagcagcaggagcagcagcagcagcaggcctGCCCTCACTGGGCAGCTGGGTTATCCGGCACACGGGGGAGAGATGGCAGAAAGCCGGCACCCGCCGGGACGCACCAAGTCCCAGCCCCGGgccagcagggagggcagggcggGATGGGGAGGGTGTGCTGACAGCGATTCATTCACTCCGGGAGTTTCACTTTTCAAATGATCAGGCTCTGCTGAATGACTTGGGCGCATGCATTAACGTGCTAAATTAATTCAGTGCCTTTGTCACAGACAGGGACTGTCAGGCGGCATGCGGCGAGCGCTCTTGAAATGTAAAATACCGACGTAAGGAACAGCTATTATTTCTTACCCATGTATGGCTTTGTTCCAGCTAATGCAGTTGCTCTTTCACCATCCCTAATTATTGTTGCAATATTAAAATCTGTTAAATGTGCATGACCTTAAATAAAGACACATTTTAAGAAGGAATTAATCGCAGCACAGAACAGTGGCAATGTAGAGTCAGAACACATTTGTTTCATGAGCTTCTGCCCTCAGTGTAGCAGGGGCACAGGCAGGTCAGGGCTAGACCCCACCAAACGGCCATAACAGATCCCGAAGCTTTCCCAGGATCTCAGTCTGCGAGGTGATTAAATGGTAGCTAGCTTTGGGTCTTGATTTTAAATCGCACTTGGAGTGAACTAGTAACCTACACCAGCTCCAGCACTTGGTCAAATGGCTCTGTCCAGAACCTACAGTCAGCGAGAAGACAACAGGGATTCTATACTAAGATACTGCCATGCTTGCATTGATTAAAACCCTAGAACTGTCTTCGATAAAAGCCGTTGATCCACGACTGCCCCAAAGTCCCAGAGCCAAAACACTCCACTGCTGCTCTGTACAGACCACAGCAACTTTGGACGTGCCAGCTGAATGAAGTCGTAGCAATACTTCCCAAACGCTAAGCCTGCATGAAGAAACCATTCAGATATTACAAGAAGTGCGGGAACACCTTCTCTCTGTTTCTACTTTCTCTGTCATCAGGACTGAAAGTTAAAATTCAGAACATGTCATTATTTTCAAGCCAGGCTGGTATACAGAAAACCCACCCGCTTCCCCTTCCGGAGGCTACTTTCTGCTCTCTATCTACAAGGCGGCTACGAAAATGGTGCGTAAGGCACGGACTGCCTTCTCCTCTGAAGTCTTCCCTGACCTCTCCTTTCGCCCATTTGTGCTTGGGCTTTATAACCTGCGCTATTTTCTAATGAACTTCCACGCAAGTGCAAGCTTTGGTTTTTATGAGGCTTTATGATAAAACTCGGACGGTTTGGAGCCTGAGAGGCTGTGTCTTTGTTTTAGAAGATCTACTACTGGAATAGAGGTCATTATAGGATCTCCTGTGGTATTTCTCCTGTGTAGGCCACTGAGACAGTATTACCCACAGAGGCTCTCATTAAGGCTCCCGAGCTCACTCCACCTGCCTCAGCCCACATCCGTCCCCCCAGGAAGACACCAAAACTATCCTAAAAGTGGATGTGCAGATCACTCACTCTAAAACTCAACAAAGACAGTTCCTCTGCTTCGGGCCCTCCACGATGCCGGGTACCGCACGGCTGGCATGGGTGCCCCGTGCACTGGGGCACCGGGAGAAAGGAGGCAGAGTGCGGGCAAAGCGAGGGGGGGTAACgaggagaggggctgccctTGGTGGATCTCCCCTGGCACTGCAATGCTCGGGTACGTCCGACCAAGCACCGAGCAGTTAGGAGTGGTGCCTTTTCCACGCTTTTCCCAGATAAAAAGAGACGGAGTATTCAAGACCGTAAAGAATCTGTCCCTCGAAtgaaggaggcagagaaagcaagGCAGAGAGATCCTACCTTGCTCATCGAGGAGGATGTTGTCTGGTTTTACATCTCTGGGAAAAGAAGCAAGGTTACAGCAAGATGAAATCTCAGTCAGATCAAGGGTGCAACTCAACAACAAAATACCTGCAACTTTTTTATCTATCAAAAActagaaacaaataaaacaaaaataccctaACACGAAACAAGTCCCTTTATGGTGGACTAGAAATATGCTTTTCCTGGGCAACCAGGCAAAACGTGGGAGCATCTGGCTTGTTCGGGCATCATTTCTAGGGAAAATTAATAACGCAAGACTGGGCCTATTTCTGTGAGACTGCTTTGAAACCCGCCCCGGAAGGCGCTTTCCGCCCCCGGCGAAGCATGAGGCTTCCTCTGAGTGACGGGGAGCAGGACCAGCAGCCGGAGGGTGCCCAGGACCGGCACTGCTGGGGCGGTTTAATGCCGGCAGTTCCCCGACCGGGGGGTACCGATGGGGCTAAGGGCCTCACTGAGCAGAGACAGCGTCGCCCACCCCAGAgcagccccgggcagcgcgGTGCACAGGCAGCTCCCGCCGGCTAACGACTGCGAGGCAGAGACTGCGTGGTTACCTGTGGATAATGTGCTGACTTCGCAGGTAGTCGAGAGCCAGCGCCATCTCACAGATGTAGAGTTTGACCGTTTCTTCTGTAAACTGAACGTTCTGCTGCAGATGATAGCGCAGGTCGCCACCGAGAAGCAAGTCCACCACCATGAACATGTCCTCCTCGTCCTGGAAGGAGTACCTGCGGGACCAGCAGCGCGTGAGCGAGCAGGCTGCATCTCACGGGAATCACAAAGCCAAGTCGggctttctccctctcctcatTACACAGCTCCTGTGAAAACTGCAAACATTCCCACTGCGAACATACGCCCGCTTCGGTGTTTACACCTTTCTAATTAAGCAAGCGCAACTCAAGATGCTGTCCTGTTTTTTTAACGTATTGCTACACGAAGCAGCGCTTCCTTTGAGGAGGTCAGCGTCCCAATTAGCTCCCGCCGGTCGCCCTGCCACCGCCACCTCCCCGGCACTGCCCTGTGACCCcaccagcaggcagagctgcaggcagagctgcaggcagagctgcaggcagagctgcaggcagagctcgGGGCTTTGCTAGCCAGTCACTTTGGAGAAACTTAGCATTTTCAATTGCGAACAATCTGATAAACCTATACTTAAAATATCTCTGCTTATCCTGAAAAAGAATTGGAAAACACAAGTGCTAATTTAACCatacaaaccagaaaaagagatttataTTTACTGTAGAGTAAAACGCCTCTCTAAATCTGCAGTGGATCCCGCAGGAGACTGACAGCAGTGAGGATACACTACAAAACAACGTTCAATTGTTATATTTGGCGACACTATTTCTAAGGAAAGAGCGTGTGGGATTGTATAATACTTATGAATCACACGATTCTGCTCTCATCTTAAATGTAGGCTTATTCTAAAAGTACGagctgaaagggaaaaacttGCTAAGAGAGCAAGTTTTCTTAAGAATTTCATTActtcttgggaaaaaatatctgcaattgctaaaatgctgaaaaaataaatattaacttaTTTGTCTACTCTGGAGTAACGGATCAACAAAAAGAATGTAAAGTATTATCAACTTTCACCACTTCAGGTATAaaactttctgaatttttgaAAAACTTCCCGCCCGGCAGCCTGCCGCGCATCCGACAGGGCCAGAGAGGGAGGGGACGCCCGCGGCCAGCCGGCTGCCCAAGGCTCAGCCTCTCCGGCCACCGAGGTGTGCAGCTTCCCCAGGAAAAAACTGCCGCTTCTGCCCCTCTTCTGTCTCCACGAAATCAGGGAGCTGCTCACGAGGCGCTGAGCCTAGccttaaaaacatttcagtagtAACAGAACCCTTGCAATCTCTGAAGGAGGTTGCTGCACACCGTGCATTGCGGATGCACTTCCTtgcattttttacataaaatatcatttttgcTTACCCAATCCTTTCCAAGGAAGCATGGCCTTTCTTTTACGTTTACTATTTTCTCCTTGTGGTTCTGGCTGCACAAATTTTTAGGCATTTCAAAAACCACTGGGTTGGAAATACTGCGTACCTGCCTAGATGACACTCGAAGCCACAGCTGCAGGCGCCTGCCTTTACAAGAAGCCATGCTATCGTTTGAAGGAATGCATTTCAAACCATGCCAAGGGTGTTCAAGACACTTGGGGAACAAATCCTAGGCAAAATTTTGAGCAACCCACGTCACATATACAGTAAGAGAAGGGACCACTCTTCCCTTCTCAGCCTGTCATCCTGCACTCAGTGGGATATCAAAGGGTTTCCATCACCTCTCATAAATGTCGCTCTTCTTGCGGTGCCTGAACTCCTTATTTCTATCACCCTGCGACGTGTCCTGGATTTGCTCttgccccagctccctcccagcagcGATCAGAGACGCTGGCACAGGATCAGTCTGTGGCGTGCTGGTCAACTGCGGGTGAAGACGATGGATATTCTGatccctgccccacggcgggcGCTCCTTCacagggcagggaaggcagagagaggaCGGGCCACCCGGACCACCCGGCAGCAGGAACCAGGGGAGGGCCACGAGGCTGACTGCTACGGACTCATCCCAAACTAACCAACGACCTTAGGATATAATGCACTATTTTCTAAAACTTGTAAATTAGTATGTCGTGCAAAATTTGCTAATGATACATCTGAGCTctaaaggaatatattttatttggcCAGTGAACATGTTGCAAAGCACTTTTTGCCCTTAGTCGTCTTCCAGCAAAAGCCCATGCACCTGATAATTTGAAGAGATCTCATAACTTTTTTTCAGCAACAGATGACTAAAAATAGTTACGTTTTAAATTGCTCAGCACTAGCTTGATTGTGTGTGCACTGGCAAAAACTATCCTCATTACCGAGTAACATTTTTGggtctgattttaaaaaaactcctCAAATCAGGCTGAAATCTAACAAATAGCTTTAGCGGGTAATGCTTTTGAAACGCATCCTGTCTAGGCAGTCACAGTAAGAAATGGCATGCAGTGTATCTCCTTGGCTTCCCTACAGCCACATTagtcccccaccccaccagcaccccTGGGTGTAGGTCTCTGGAGCTGCCTTTGCAGTGCCTGCGCAGACCCAGACACGGTCAGGACAGCTTTCGACCACCCGCCAAATCCTCGCGAGTTAGGAGCTCTCTCAGGAACACTGCCCGGAACACGCTGGCGACAGCCGAGCGCCGTTCCGTTTGTTGCAACTGCTAGCCCATCTCTGCAAGATGGAGTCCTTCAGAGGGACCAAATACTGGCTGCGTAAAACACTACACAGTTTGtataatttttgtattaataaaagTTATAAATCATCGTCTCTAAAAATGCTAGTTTCTTCTACTCTTCAAGCTGTTATTTGCTACCAAAATTGGCCCCACGCAGTATCCCATTCACCACAGACTGTCACAGTTCTCAGTATCTCCATGCGCATGAGATGGACTACTTCTTTAACGGCAGCCACCGGGAGCATCGTACTGCCCCAGGACACCTCAGTCAAACTGCACACACCGACACACCAtggtacaaaaatattttaaggtgAAGTTGGCAGGGGGGTCCCCTGGGAGGGACCTGACAGTGGTATTTGCAAGAAGGCTGTGAAAAAcacccaacacacacacaaaggtttttgatggaaaaagagaagctaagctgttttaaaatgtttgatgCCCTAACATTTGGATATCTTCTGTGTAAAGCAAGCTGTGTTTCCTGAACGCATTTCATGTTCTCACAGACGCCCACTGTAGCAGCTCACTGGGTTTCTCCCACCGACGTCCGTGACCCCAGGGACGGGGAGAACGTGGCTCCGGCGGCCCCcgagggcagaggggaggagacGCTCACCAGAGATTCACCAGGAACACGTGCTCGATCTCCTGCAGGATTTCCAGCTCTCTGAACACATTGCGAACCTCATCTCTTTCGATGCACTGCTGTTTGTTCATGTACTTCATGGCATACATCTTCTCCGTGTCTCTCTTCTGCACAATACACACCTAAAGTACCccagaaggggaagggaaaaaagagattcAGTAAAATGTTCCATATCCTCACTCACTGCTTTACTGGCTGAGACCCACACCGCTCAGTGCTTCCACCCCGCTATCAAACGCTCCTGATCCCCGGGCTGTGACTCGGGACCCAGGAATACGAGCACCCCTGCTCCCGTGCAGCGCCCGTGCGCTCCCGTTCCGGGCGCTGCGCCACCCCGCCCGGGCCGTCTCTAATTGCGCAGCCGCACGAGAGCTTCCTCTAGGACATGGCGGCCAGCGGCGGGAGAGCCTTCCAGCGGGGAAGGGTGCCTGGGAGCTGAGGGAGAGAGCTTTGTGCTCGCTGCCTCCGAATGGAGACCGGCTTCGGGCAATGGCGGGGCTTCTCTCCCAGCCTCGCCTCCATTCTGCTCACATCTGCCGGCTGCCAACCTCCAGCAGATTGTTTTTAATCTATTGCGTACGTAGCTGTGCTCTGAAAGGTCAAAATAATCCAATTTGTTTTAGCAGAAAGcgattaaaatgtaaatttgttaacaacaacagcaacaaacacCGTGCCCCTAGGAACGCAGCAGTACTCTGCCCTGGCAAGACACAGACCCGCCCTGCTCGGGGTCTCGCGGCCCCCGGGCCCCTCCTGTGCGCCAGCCCAGGCTCCAGCCGCCAGCAGCACCGACCCATCGCCAACAGGGACGGGTCCTTCCCTGGGCGCGGGCCCTGCTGCGGACCAAGCTGCCTGCCGCCGGCCGGGTCGCTcccgcctgccgccgccgcccgctctGCTCCCCGCCG from Ciconia boyciana chromosome 8, ASM3463844v1, whole genome shotgun sequence harbors:
- the STK32C gene encoding serine/threonine-protein kinase 32C isoform X1, producing MFHWGKWKKRMGASASSSKRPVFDEREDVNFDHFQILRAIGKGSFGKVCIVQKRDTEKMYAMKYMNKQQCIERDEVRNVFRELEILQEIEHVFLVNLWYSFQDEEDMFMVVDLLLGGDLRYHLQQNVQFTEETVKLYICEMALALDYLRSQHIIHRDVKPDNILLDEQGHAHLTDFNIATIIRDGERATALAGTKPYMAPEIFHSFLSGGTGYSFEVDWWSLGIMAYELLRGWRPYDIHSNNPVESLIQLFSTVSVQYSSAWSKEMVALLRKLLTVNPEHRFSCLADVQASAYLSGVIWSDVCEKRVEPGFVPNKGRLHCDPTFELEEMILESRPLHKKKKRLAKNKSRDNSKDSSQSENDYLQECLEAIQQDFVIFNREKLKKSQEQTSESVSPPETTDEAETEAESETSNLNMCSSVCSSAGSS
- the STK32C gene encoding serine/threonine-protein kinase 32C isoform X2, whose translation is MPSASPRCFTGASGRRGWERAPPPPRDPSSTSGRTVCIVQKRDTEKMYAMKYMNKQQCIERDEVRNVFRELEILQEIEHVFLVNLWYSFQDEEDMFMVVDLLLGGDLRYHLQQNVQFTEETVKLYICEMALALDYLRSQHIIHRDVKPDNILLDEQGHAHLTDFNIATIIRDGERATALAGTKPYMAPEIFHSFLSGGTGYSFEVDWWSLGIMAYELLRGWRPYDIHSNNPVESLIQLFSTVSVQYSSAWSKEMVALLRKLLTVNPEHRFSCLADVQASAYLSGVIWSDVCEKRVEPGFVPNKGRLHCDPTFELEEMILESRPLHKKKKRLAKNKSRDNSKDSSQSENDYLQECLEAIQQDFVIFNREKLKKSQEQTSESVSPPETTDEAETEAESETSNLNMCSSVCSSAGSS